One stretch of Anolis carolinensis isolate JA03-04 chromosome 3, rAnoCar3.1.pri, whole genome shotgun sequence DNA includes these proteins:
- the LOC107982708 gene encoding olfactory receptor 5V1-like, producing the protein MGNQTFIQEFIFLGFSNHPDLQVLFFLIFLAIYTITLVGNTFILILIRTDLTLHTPMYYFLSNLSFVDICFTSTTVPVMLVNFFQLKKTISYVGCIVQLFFLITCAGTECVLLAVMAYDRYVAICSPLHYFSIMSKSVCMKMAVFSWLCGLTNSLVHTFLTWSLNICKSNELNHFFCDVPLLLKLSCSDTWVNKAVLHLASALIGLSPCLFTLISYVRIISTILQISSARGRAKAFSTCTSHLIVVVIFYGTANFNYNRPSSGYSLEIDTLVSSLYCIVTPMLNPIIYSLRNKEVKDGLVRMGKKCFFHPKT; encoded by the coding sequence ATGGGaaaccaaactttcatacaggaATTCATTTTCCTGGGCTTTTCAAACCATCCTGATCTCCAGGTTctattctttttaatatttttagctATCTACACTATTACCCTGGTGGGAAATACTTTTATACTAATTCTGATCAGAACTGATTTGACCCTTCACACACCTATGTACTATTTCCTAAGCAATCTCTCATTTGTAGACATTTGTTTCACCTCTACCACAGTCCCTGTTATGCTGGTTAATTTCTTCCAATTGAAAAAAACAATCTCATATGTTGGATGCATTGTCcagctgttcttcctcattacttGTGCAGGAACAGAATGTGTGCTGCTGGCTGTCATGGCGTATGATCGATACGTGGCCATCTGTAGCCCCTTGCATTATTTTAGCATCATGAGCAAAAGTGTTTGCATGAAAATGGCAGTGTTCTCCTGGTTATGTGGCTTGACAAATTCACTGGTGCACACCTTTCTCACATGGTCCTTGAACATCTGCAAGTCCAATGAGCTCAACCACTTCTTCTGTGATGTCCCTTTGCTGTTGAAGCTCTCCTGCTCAGACACATGGGTCAATAAAGCTGTGCTCCATCTCGCCAGTGCCTTGATAGGACTCAGCCCCTGCCTCTTCACTCTGATCTCCTATGTCCGCATCATCAGCACAATCCTTCAGATCAGTTCTGCCAGGGGCAGAGCCAAAGCATTCTCCACCTGTACTTCTCATTTGATTGTTGTTGTCATATTCTATGGAACTGCCAACTTCAATTACAACAGACCCAGTTCAGGGTACTCCCTGGAAATTGATACTTTGGTTTCCTCACTGTATTGCATTGTCACGCCCATGTTAAACCCAATTATCTACAGTCTGAGGAATAAAGAGGTGAAGGATGGCCTGGTGAGAATGGGGAAGAAATGTTTCTTTCATCCTAAGACATGA